Below is a genomic region from Xylophilus sp. GW821-FHT01B05.
CATTGGCGCGGGAAGAAGCGTTGTTGGCCGACTGGCCCGCCGCCTTGATGGCGTTGGAGGATGCCGACTTGCCGGCCAGCTCCTGGGCCAGGCCCGCGGTCTGGTTGCGCAGCGTCTGCCCGAACATGGCGTAGACGCCGATGGCGGCCACGGCGATCAGGGCCACGATGATGATGTACTCGGTCATGCCCTGGCCGCGCATGCGTTGGCGGGGGCTCGGGCGGCGGGAGAGGGCGTGGATGGTTTGCATGGCCGGTGGTCCTTTCGGTCGAATGGGTGACAGGGGATCCAGGGCCGTGTTGCGCGTGGCGGCAACCCGGTGCTGTGGCATCCCGGCGAGGCGCGAACCATAGCAACGGACTTGCGCACGCGGCTGCCGAAATATTCGAGGTTTCAATAACCGTCGAATCGTTTCAAGGTGCTTGTGGCAGGGGCTATTGGTGTTCTCAGAGGGGCTTGTGTGCAGCGCAGGTAAAGAAACTGTTGCAAATTCGCATGGCCGGTATCTGGAGGGCGTGGCCATAATTTCCGGGCTCGCTGCTGCTGCAGGTCCTGGCGCTTCGCCAGGGGCTGCAACTGGCCCAAGACAACAGTAAAAAAGAGCTAAGGGAAGTACTCATACATGGATTTGAAGAACGCCGCCATGCTGCTTGCTGCACTGGCACAGGAATCACGCCTGAAGATCTACAAGACCGTCGCCGATGCAGGGAGCAAGGGCTTGCCCGCCGGGGTCATCTCCTTGTGCACCGACACCAAGCCGTCGGTCACCTCTTTCCATCTCAAGGAACTCAGCCGGGCCCAGCTGGTACGGCGCAAGCAGGCCGGGCGCAATGTGATCTACGCCGCCCAGCACCAGCCGCTGGGTGAGGTGCTGTCACTGCTGGCGCGCTGCTCGCCGCCGGATTTCGAGCACTCGCGTCCCGCTTCGTGATTTGCCGGGCGCTTGCGCCCCGCATGTCTTCCGCCGGATTGCTCCGGCTTCCTTCGTGAATTTTTCCCCCATGAGCTTCTTTGTCCATGGCGCTTGCGTGCGCCAAAAAGTCCTGCGCCTTGCTGCTGCGGGTGCTCTGGTCGGCCTGCTGGCAGCCTGTGACAGCAAGCCCGCGCCACCGGCCGCCGCAGCGCAGTCGCAGCAGCAGCCGGTGCATGCCGCGGTCGATACACGCCTGCCGCAGGCCTGCGTGGATGCCCTGAAACTGCAGGCCGATTGCACCGAGCGCGCGGCGAAGAGATGGGAGGGCCTCGGTTTTCCAGACTCCGCCAAGGGACTGCGGGATACCCTCAAAACCGATACGGAGGCGACCATCGAGACGTGGAAGGGCGTGAACCAGGAAGGCCTCACCAAGACCTGCGAGCAGATGGTCGCCGGGCTGCCGCAATCGGCGATGTGCCAATAGCCAATAGCCAGCAGCGCATCTGCGGCAGCGCGGGGATACGATGCCCGCTGGTTCATTCATCTCCAGCCACCACCATGACCGACCTTGCCGCCGCCTTCGACGCCGCCGTCGCCCAGTCCAAGACCTTGCCGACGCGGCCGGACAACCCGACGCTGCTCAAGCTCTACGCGCTCTACAAGCAGGCCACGCAGGGCGACAACACCGAGAAGAAGCCGGCCTTCAGCGAGATCGTCGAGCGCGCCAAGTGGGAGGCCTGGAGCAAGCTGAAGGGCGCCACGGCCGATGCGGCGCGCCAGCAGTACATCGACCTGGTGGCCGCGCTGCAGGCGGCCTAGGCTTCGTCCGCTTATGGAGTCAACGCCGTAGCCTGCGGCTGCTCGGCGTCCAGCGCGGCGCGGCGCTCGGCCTTGGGCAGGGCGGCCAGGCGCCGCACCTCGGCGTAGAAGCGCGGCCACGGGTCGCCCGGCTGCTGGGCGAGGCGGGCGAACAGCGCCTCGAAGGCCGGCACCAGCTCGTCGTAGGCGGCCTGGGCGCCAAAGGCGGCGTTGTTGGCCTTGGCGACCCAGGCGTCGTAGCCGGCGTATTGCCGTGGATCGCCGCCCCAGCCGTCGCGCAGGCGGGCGTAGTCGGCGCGGAAATCATCCATCGCTTCTTTTTTCATAGCTAAAAGCCCAGGTGTATCCTGGGCTTCAGGCGTTTTTTGTGCATAAATGGCCGCCAGGCGCGTGCGCGTGCGCTGGACCAGGGCGCGGAAGGCGTTGCGCCGGTCGGCAAAGCGGGCGTAGTCGGCACGCGCGGCATCCGAGGCCTCGCTGGCCAGCCAGCGCTGCTGGCCCATGCGCTCCACGGCGGTGGCGTAGGACTCGTTGAAGGTGGTGTCGTCCTTGGCGTAGACCACCTGGTGCGCCAGCTCGTGGAAGATGATGCGCGCGAGCTCACCCTCGGGGTAGCTGATGAAGGTGTTGAGCAGCGGGTCGCCGCCCAGCCAGTTGGTCCAGCCCAGGGTGGAGTAGGCGGGCACGCCGTAGACGGTGGTCTCGAAGCCCTCGGCCCGCATGCGCGCGGCCTCGGCCTGCGCGTTGGCCTCGCTGTAGTAGCCGCGGTAGCCGATGCAGCCGGCCACCGGGAAGCACCAGGTGTGCAGCGTCAGCGACAGCGGCGGCGCGGCCACCACGTTCCACAGCGCGGCCGTGCGGTGCAGGTCGGCGTAGCGGCGGTAGCTGGCGTTGTCGGGCAGGTCCAGCTCGCGCGAGGCGTAGCTGCGGATGCGCTGGGCCAGTTGCAGCCGCTGCTTGAGCACGGCCGGCGTGCTGTCGTCGGCCAGCCATTGGTCGATGGGGCGGGCCGCCTCCATCAGGCGCAGGTGGCCGCTGACGGATTGCCAGTAGTAGCTGGCGCTGCTGCGCGTGTCGGCGCAGCCGGCCAGCGCTGCCCCCAGCAGCAGGGTGAGCAGGACGCGGAGGAATGAAAGGCGGGAGGGCACGGGGGCAGGCGGCGGCAGCGAAAAGTTGGCAAGAAGTGTAGAGTTGGTTCAGGCGCAGCGACGTGAGCGCAGGTATCCAGGGCGTATGCCGGTGCACGCGATTGCGCTTTTGTCTGACACCCGTATGGTTGACGCCTGGCCCTAGTCGCAGAAAACTCCAAGCCCATGGAATCTCTTACCGGCAAGATCGAACGCGAACTCATGCAGCTGCCCATTCCGGTGGCCTTGCAGCTCCCCTCGGGCCAGCGCATCGGC
It encodes:
- a CDS encoding aminopeptidase — its product is MPSRLSFLRVLLTLLLGAALAGCADTRSSASYYWQSVSGHLRLMEAARPIDQWLADDSTPAVLKQRLQLAQRIRSYASRELDLPDNASYRRYADLHRTAALWNVVAAPPLSLTLHTWCFPVAGCIGYRGYYSEANAQAEAARMRAEGFETTVYGVPAYSTLGWTNWLGGDPLLNTFISYPEGELARIIFHELAHQVVYAKDDTTFNESYATAVERMGQQRWLASEASDAARADYARFADRRNAFRALVQRTRTRLAAIYAQKTPEAQDTPGLLAMKKEAMDDFRADYARLRDGWGGDPRQYAGYDAWVAKANNAAFGAQAAYDELVPAFEALFARLAQQPGDPWPRFYAEVRRLAALPKAERRAALDAEQPQATALTP
- a CDS encoding helix-turn-helix transcriptional regulator yields the protein MDLKNAAMLLAALAQESRLKIYKTVADAGSKGLPAGVISLCTDTKPSVTSFHLKELSRAQLVRRKQAGRNVIYAAQHQPLGEVLSLLARCSPPDFEHSRPAS
- a CDS encoding pilus assembly protein, coding for MQTIHALSRRPSPRQRMRGQGMTEYIIIVALIAVAAIGVYAMFGQTLRNQTAGLAQELAGKSASSNAIKAAGQSANNASSRANATKGLSTYNQANDAN
- a CDS encoding acyl-CoA-binding protein, which codes for MTDLAAAFDAAVAQSKTLPTRPDNPTLLKLYALYKQATQGDNTEKKPAFSEIVERAKWEAWSKLKGATADAARQQYIDLVAALQAA